Proteins encoded together in one Amblyomma americanum isolate KBUSLIRL-KWMA chromosome 1, ASM5285725v1, whole genome shotgun sequence window:
- the LOC144118407 gene encoding uncharacterized protein LOC144118407: MIFNDEGGEHRIQEFTLEVVDEYKYLGVWINNGAEYLTEHEKYVMNKVSRNAAVMKNRALWNYNRYVVLRGIWKGVMVPSLTFGNAVLCMGSDVQARLEIKQRGVGRLALGAHGNTPNQGVHGHMGWASLESREASSKIAFEERLRKIGEKQWAKKVFGCLYIRTVDTKWRKQLSVKKKVKETERALWKTGMLRKSALGTYRIFKQEIGKENISDNCRGSFLIFEARSGALRTKTYRVRYHEIDMLYIGTLCVACGEEEETAVHFILFCRGLHPAVESSRADLPKALWFKDSEGKVDFKRVEETKRRLYDWWLKARHQ, encoded by the exons atgatatttaatgatgagggcggcgagcatagaatacaggagttcacgctagaagtagtggatgagtacaagtatcttggggtgtggataaataacggtgctgagtatctgacagagcatgaaaaatatgtaatgaataaagttagtaggaatgcagctgtcatgaaaaatagggcactgtggaattacaataggtatgtaGTGCTtcgagggatctggaaaggggtgatggttcctagcctgacttttggtaatgcagtcctgtgcatgggatcagatgttcaagcaaggttagaaattaaacaacgtggcgtagggaggctagctttgggagcacatggcaatacaccaaatcagggggtacacggtcatatgggatgggcgtccctcgagagcagagaagctagcagtaagatagcatttgaggagcgattgagaaaaattggggaaaagcagtgggctaagaAAGTTTTCGGATGCCTGTATATAAGGACTgttgacacaaaatggagaaagcaattatcggttaagaaaaaggttaaagaaacagagagagctctgtggaaaacagggatgctgaggaaatcagcactgggaacatacaggatttttaagcaggaaattggcaaagaaaatatctctgataattgtaggggaagctttttGATTTTTGAGGCCAGGTCGGGAGccttgcggactaagacatatagagtgagGTACCACGAAATAGACATGTTgtac ATaggcacgttgtgcgttgcgtgcggagaggaggaggaaacggctgtgCACTTTATACTTTTCTGTAGAGGGCTtcatcctgcagtggaaagcagcagggctgatttacccaaggcattgtggtttaaggatagtgaagggaaagtagattttaagcgggtagaagaaactaagcgaaggttatatgattggtggctaaaagcaagacatcagtaa